A window of Citrus sinensis cultivar Valencia sweet orange chromosome 7, DVS_A1.0, whole genome shotgun sequence contains these coding sequences:
- the LOC127903641 gene encoding probable disease resistance protein At5g63020, producing MGNVCSFSISCDAVLSRCLDCTIRKAAYASELEANLADLQTELQKLIEARNDVLRRVMVAEQRRVKRTDQVQGWLSRVEAVETTAGKLIGDGPQETEKLCLGGCCSKDFNSSYKFGKQVVKALRDVKTLEGERFFEVVAEIAPDQSSVADERPTEAIVKGLESTLEDVWRCLVEESAGIIGLYGMGGVGKTTLLTRINNKFLESPSDFDCVIWVVVSKDLQIEKNQEIIGKKIGLFDDSWKNKNLDERALEIFKILREKKFVLLLDDIWERVNLNKVGVPLPSPQSTTASKVVFTTRFINVCGSMEAHRNFKVECLTEKHAWELFQMKVGEETLKSHPHVFELAQVVAKECGGLPLALITIGRAMAYKKTREEWKYAIEVLRRSTFELAGLEKEVYPLLKFSYDCLPNDIIRSCFLYCCLYPEDWNTFKRNLIDCWIGEGFLEENDRFGAHNQGYYIVGTLVHACLLEEVEDDKVKMHDVIRDMALWIASEIEKEKENILVYAGTGLAVAPGVEGWEKVKRLLLMKNHIKHLPDIPTCPHLLTLFLSHNQLRWISEDFFQFMPSLKVLNLSFTKRHKFPSGISKLASLQLIDLSYTSIRGLPEELKALINLKCLNLDQTKFLVTIPRHLISSFSMLHVLRMFGSGSSVFHEASGDSILFDGGELLADELLGLKYLEVLDITLRSRHALQSVLSSHKLRSCTQAIFLQCFKDSKSIYAAALADLKHLKKLCISQCEELEELKIDCTGEVKRMCQPYIFRSLNKVQIYSCPVLKDLTFLVFAPNLKSIDVRSCSVMKEIVSAGKSADIAEMMGNMSPFAKLQNLQLVRLQNLKSIYWKLVPFPHLKEIIVHQCNWLKKLPLDSNSAKEHKIVIHGEECWWNKLQWENDATKNAFFSCFKPLDRTFMAERRFLT from the coding sequence ATGGGCAATGTCTGCTCGTTTTCAATCTCATGTGATGCCGTTTTATCCCGTTGCCTAGACTGCACAATTAGGAAAGCAGCTTACGCAAGTGAGCTAGAAGCTAATCTTGCTGATTTGCAGACAGAGCTGCAGAAGTTGATTGAAGCTAGGAATGATGTGTTGAGAAGGGTTATGGTTGCCGAGCAGCGAAGAGTGAAACGGACGGATCAAGTGCAGGGCTGGCTGTCAAGGGTGGAAGCTGTGGAGACTACAGCTGGTAAGCTGATAGGAGATGGCCCTCAAGAAACTGAGAAATTATGTCTTGGAGGATGCTGTTCCAAGGACTTCAACTCAAGCTACAAGTTTGGGAAACAAGTTGTTAAAGCGCTACGAGATGTGAAGACTTTGGAGGGTGAAAGATTTTTTGAAGTGGTGGCTGAAATAGCTCCAGATCAGTCTTCTGTCGCAGATGAAAGACCTACTGAGGCTATAGTAAAAGGCTTGGAATCAACGCTTGAAGACGTGTGGAGATGTCTAGTTGAAGAATCAGCCGGAATTATTGGTCTGTATGGCATGGGGGGTGTCGGTAAAACTACACTACTCACCAGAATCAACAATAAATTTCTTGAGAGTCCATCTGATTTTGATTGTGTGATTTGGGTTGTAGTGTCAAAAGACCTGCagattgaaaaaaatcaagaaattatcGGGAAAAAGATAGGTCTGTTTGATGATTCATGGAAGAATAAAAATCTTGACGAGAGAGCTCTAGAAATCTTCAAGATTTTAAGGGAGAAGaagtttgttttgttgttggaTGATATATGGGAGCGGgttaatttaaacaaagtGGGAGTCCCTCTTCCAAGCCCACAAAGTACAACCGCATCAAAAGTGGTATTCACAACCCgttttattaatgtttgtGGCTCCATGGAAGCTCATAGAAACTTCAAAGTGGAGTGCTTAACAGAAAAGCATGCTTGGGAATTGTTTCAGATGAAGGTCGGAGAAGAGACTCTTAAGAGTCATCCTCATGTTTTTGAACTAGCCCAAGTTGTGGCCAAGGAGTGTGGTGGTTTGCCACTTGCACTTATTACCATTGGTCGAGCCATGGCCTACAAAAAGACACGTGAAGAATGGAAATATGCAATTGAAGTGTTAAGAAGATCAACTTTCGAGCTTGCAGGTTTGGAGAAAGAGGTTTATCCTCTTTTAAAATTCAGCTATGATTGTCTGCCAAATGATATAATTAGATCttgttttttatattgttgtttATATCCAGAAGATTGGAATACTTTTAAAAGGAATTTGATAGATTGTTGGATTGGAGAGGGATTTTTGGAGGAAAATGACAGGTTTGGAGCACACAATCAAGGATACTACATTGTGGGCACTCTTGTTCATGCATGTTTATTGGAGGAGGTAGAAGATGATAAAGTGAAAATGCATGACGTTATTCGTGATATGGCTTTGTGGATAGCTAGTGAAATTGAGAAGGAGAAGGAAAACATTTTGGTTTATGCAGGTACTGGATTAGCAGTGGCTCCAGGTGTTGAAGGATGGGAAAAGGTGAAAAGATTGTTGTTGATGAAAAATCACATTAAGCATCTACCAGATATTCCTACATGCCCTCATCTGCTTACTTTATTTCTTAGCCATAATCAGTTAAGGTGGATCTCTGAGGACTTCTTCCAATTTATGCCATCTCTCAAAGTTTTAAACCTGTCATTTACGAAACGACACAAATTTCCTTCAGGGATTTCAAAATTGGCTTCACTACAACTTATTGATCTTTCATATACTAGTATAAGAGGGTTGCCAGAAGAGTTGAAGGCCTTGATCAACcttaaatgtttgaatttggaTCAAACAAAGTTTCTAGTTACCATTCCAAGGCATTTAATATCTAGCTTTTCGATGCTGCACGTGTTGAGAATGTTTGGCTCTGGTAGTTCTGTTTTTCACGAAGCATCAGGAGACAGCATTTTATTTGATGGGGGTGAACTCTTAGCAGATGAATTGCTtggtttgaaatatttagagGTATTGGACATCACTTTGAGAAGTCGTCATGCTCTTCAAAGTGTGTTGAGTTCACATAAGTTAAGAAGTTGTACTCAAGCAATTTTCCTCCAATGCTTCAAAGACTCCAAGTCGATTTATGCTGCAGCTTTAGCTGATCTGAAACACCTCAAGAAATTATGTATTTCTCAGTGTGAAGAATTGGAAGAATTAAAGATTGATTGTACTGGGGAAGTAAAAAGAATGTGCCAACCATATATTTTCCGGAGTCTTAATAAGGTtcaaatttattcttgccCTGTATTGAAGGACCTGACATTTCTTGTATTTGCTCCGAACCTCAAGTCTATTGATGTAAGAAGTTGCTCTGTTATGAAAGAAATCGTCAGCGCTGGAAAATCTGCTGACATTGCAGAGATGATGGGAAATATGAGTCCTTTTGCAAAACTCCAGAATCTTCAATTAGTACGTctacaaaatttaaagagcATCTATTGGAAGCTTGTGCCCTTTCCACATCTGAAGGAAATCATTGTACATCAATGCAATTGGCTTAAAAAGCTTCCACTTGATTCCAATAGTGCAAAAGAGCATAAAATTGTTATTCACGGAGAAGAATGCTGGTGGAATAAGCTTCAATGGGAGAATGACGCCactaaaaatgcatttttctCCTGTTTTAAACCTCTTGACCGAACTTTTATGGCTGAACGTAGATTTCTGACCTGA